Genomic DNA from Gemmatimonadota bacterium:
CTACGATACCGGCTGGTTCGTGCACCCCGTGGTGAGTGAGGCGGGTCTCGAACTCCGAATGCCCTGTCCGCGTTGCGACTTCTGGAGCCCGGGCGACGCCTACAGCCTGACTGGCCCGGAAGCCGAAGCGACGCTGCGCCGCATCCTGGCCTACCAGCACTTCAACGGCGCGGATGCACCTGCCATCGAGCAGGCGTCGCAGGCCATCGAACGGGTGGGTTCTGTGCGCGGCCTGCTGGGGCCCACTGCCGGACGGAGTGTTTCGTTGTGGTCGATGGATCGGGTTCAGGCGTTGGCGCTCGACATCGCCATCAACGAGGCGTCAGAGCGCCGGGCCCTCCGCCACCTGGCTCTCGCCTACGAGGCGACCTGGAGGCGAGAGGAAGAGCTTGCCGAGATCATCGACACCGAATTGACGTGGTGACCGACACACCCAGCTCACTCTCCGAACGCATTCTGCTGCAGTTTGCCGAGGAGACGGGCCTGACCTCCTCCCGCGTGCCCCGCCGGTATCTGTGGACGGATGCCTTCGCGGTCTGTGGCTTTCTGGCCCATCACCGGCGTACGGGTCAGGAGCGCTTTCTGGAGTTGGCCACACGGCTCGTGGATCAGGTCCATCAGGTGCTCGGGCGCCATCGCTCCGACGATGTGCGGCAGGGTTGGATCAGCGGATTGAGCGAGGAAGAGGGAGCGGAGCGGCCAACGGCCGGAGGTCTGCGCATCGGCAAGACCGAGCCCGAGCGGGCCGGGCAGGGGCCGTACGACTCTCGACGGGAGTGGGACCGGGATGGCCAGTACTACCACTACCTCACGCGCTGGATGCACGCCCTCAATCGCGTTTGGCGCACAACCGAAGACGAACGTTTCCACCGTTGGGCCGTGGAGTTGGCGGCTGCGGCGCACCGGGGATTCGTGCGCAGGGACGCGAGCGGTCTGACCATGCACTGGAAGGCCAGCATCGATCTGTCTCGTCCGCTGGTGCCTTCCATGGGGCATCACGATCCACTGGATGGTCGCGTCGAGATCCAGGCGTTGCGGGCCACGGCCCCCCGCACGGTCGGGGACTCCACCGAGCTTCTGCGCAGGGAGGCGATGGAGCTCGACCAGCTGTGTCGGGGCCGGTCCTGGGTGAGTGACGACGCGCTGGGCATCGGTGGTCTGTTGATCGCGGCGTTGCAGGCCTCTCAGGTCCGCCTCCACGGAATGCCCCTGGATGCGCGACTGGAGGCGTCGGTCCTGCGCGACAGTTGGATCAGCCTGGACGAGTACGCGCGTCACGAGCGGCCAGGGGTGCCGGCCATCCAGCGACTGGCGTTCCGCGAGCTCGGTCTTGCCCTCGGCCTTCGCGCCGCGCAGCGCGTCGGGTCCCTCCCCAGGCCTCCCTTCGAGCCGGATTCGGAGCACGCCTGGGCCACCATGGTCCGAGCCCGCGTCGGGATCGCGGAACGGATCGAGGCCTTCTGGTCCCGGCCGGAGCATCGCGAGGTCGCCAGCTGGACCGATCACGCCGACATCAACGCGGTCATGCTGGCGGTATCCCTGGAACCCAGCGGCTACCTGGATCTCTGACGGAGGCGCTGGAGGCGGCTCCGCCGCGCCCCTGGTAGATTGCGGCACCGTCATCCGTCGGACCCAGCTCAGGAGTCGAGGCCGTGAGATTCGCCCGGTCCCCCCGCATCCGTCCCTTCGCCCCCATTCGGCGTATTGCCCCGTTCGCAGTAGGAGTGGCGCTCCTCGGCGCTGGAGGCCCGGCGCTGGGTGCGCAGCAGACCCGTGAGGAGGTGATCGCGGCGCTGGACGCACGTGCCGATCACATCACGGGCGTGGCCATGCGCATCTGGGATCTCGCTGAGGTCGGCTTCCTGGAGACCGAAAGCTCGGGGCTTCTCCAGGGCGAGCTGGCCGAGGCCGGCTTCCAGGTGGAGACCGGAGTCGCCGGCATGCCCACCGCGTTCGTGGCGACCTGGGGTGCTGGGAGCCCCGTCATCGGCATCCTGGCCGAGTTCGACGCGCTTCCCGGGATCAATCAGGACGCCGTCCCCAACCGCCAGCCGATCGAGGGGAAGGCCGCCGGCCACGCCTGCGGGCACCATCTGTTCGGCACGGCCTCCACCCATGCGGCCATCGCCGCCAAGGAATGGCTGGAAGCCACCGGTACCACCGGGACCATCCGCCTGTACGGCACGCCCGCCGAGGAGGGCGGGTCCGGCAAGGTGTACATGGCCCGAGACGGGCTCTTCAGCGACGTGGACGTGGTCATCTCCTGGCATGCAGGAGACTCGAACTACGCGGGCCCCAACACCAACCTGGCCGTGAAGTCCGCGAAGTTCCGCTACTCGGGCGTGTCCTCCCACGCCGCAGCGGCGCCCGAGCGCGGGCGCTCCGCGTTGGACGGCGTGGAGGCCCTCGACTACATGGTCAATCTGATGCGCGAACACGTTCCGCAGCAGACGCGCATCCACTACGTCATCACGTCGGGCGGAAGCGCGCCCAATGTCGTGCCCGACTTCGCGGAGGTGTACTACTACGTGCGCCACCCCGACCCGGAGGTGGTCAAGGACGTGTTTGATCGCATCGTGCAGGCGTCGGAAGGCGCGGCGCTGGGGACCGGCACTACGGTCGAGCACGAGGTGATCGCCGGCGCGTTCAACCGACTCCCCAACGTGGCGCTGCAGGAGGTCATGCATCGCAACCTGGAGGCGGTGGGCGGCATCCACTACGACGAGAAGGAACGTGCCTTCGCAGAGGCCATTCGCGAGTCGTTCAACAACCCGCCGCCGATGGACCAGGCCTGGGCCATCCAGCCCTTCGAGTTCGAGCAGACCTACGCATCGGCGGATACGGGGGACATCACCTGGCTCGTGCCCTCCGCGAATCTCAGCACGGCCACCTGGGTGCCGGGCACCTCCGCGCACAGCTGGCAGGCCATCGCGGCTGGCGGCACCAGCATCGGGGCCAAGGGCATGATGGTCGCCGCCAAGGTGCTGGCTCTCACCGCGCTCGACCTCTATCAGAGCCCACAGGCGGTCACTGCGGCGCGCGCGGAGTTCGAGGAGCGCCGAGGGCCGAACTTCACCTACGAGCCACTGCTGGGCGACCGCGATCCGCCACTGGACTACCGGAGGTCCGTGTCCAGCCGCTAGGAAGGCAGCGTCGCTACCGCCTGAATCGCGAGGCGAACGCCCAGACTTCCTCCGAGGCGTTCACCATGGTGGTGGACGGTCCCAGCAGCCGCTGCCACATGCGCCCGACCTCGACGCCGGGCCAACCGTGGCCGACGCCAGTGAAGCGCAGATGCTCGACGGTCGCGCCGTCCGTGCACCCGCTCCACCGGAGACGCGTGAGAGTCTGCCCGCGATTGCCGAGCTGCCCCGTCCGCTGCTCCACCGGCACCGGCTCTGGCCGGCAGCCGTTGCGGTCCGCCCAGAAGTCGAGGCCGTCCATGACGCGCTCGTGGGGGACGCTACGGTTGGTGAGGGGGAACGGCGGACCTTCGCCGCCTTCGTAGAGCGCCCGCGGGTCGTCGACGCTGTGGATGTGGAGCAGCGGCACCGGACGGGTCGGCGCGGGAGCACTCAACGCCATCGCTCCACCGACCGGAACCACGGCCGCCACCCGGTCCGCTGCCTCTGCGGCGAGTCGGTAGGCCATCATCGCACCGTTCGAGTGCCCGGTCACGTAGATGCGGTGGTCGTCGTAGCGTTGGCGGCGTGCCAGGTCATTGAGCACGGCGAGGAGGAACCCCACGTCGTCGACCTTCTGATCGAGCGCATAGCCGCAGCAGTTGTGGCCTGAGTTCCAGGTGTAGAGTCGACCGTCGAACGCTCCGGTCCCGTCGGGATACACCGCCACGAACCCGTTGCGGTCCGCGACCTCGTCCATCCCGTTCTCGGATTTGAACTGATCGGCGGTTCCACCTCCGCCATGCAGTGCCATCACCAGAGCCGGCGAGTCTGCGACGGCGGTGGGGACGTGCACGACGTAGCGTCGGGCGCGACCGTCGTGTACCAGCGTGAACGCATGGTCGCCGGCCGACAGGCTCGGGGCCTCCGTGGGAGGGCTCCCCTCGGGGGCCGGTCCACCCACTCCGGCCGGCTGCGCGCCGCAGCCAGCCGCGACGGCCGCCGCCAAGGCGACGACCGTCACGACGGGGCCTGTCAGCGCGCGCAGGACCCTGTGGCCACGAATCCCGGGCACCCGAGCGGTGATGCCCATCGACATCCTCAGCCGGTGCAGGTGGTGTTGTTCTGGTTGGCGTCCCAGCAGGCCCTCAGGCCACCGTTGTAGTGGGGCGCGATGATGTAGCCCGTGCCGGTGGCTGCGTTCCAGCCGATCTCGACCTCTTCGTTCTGGGAGGCATCGTACCACGTCACCAGGTGATTGTCCCCGTTGCGGTCAGCGGTGA
This window encodes:
- a CDS encoding amidohydrolase, coding for MRFARSPRIRPFAPIRRIAPFAVGVALLGAGGPALGAQQTREEVIAALDARADHITGVAMRIWDLAEVGFLETESSGLLQGELAEAGFQVETGVAGMPTAFVATWGAGSPVIGILAEFDALPGINQDAVPNRQPIEGKAAGHACGHHLFGTASTHAAIAAKEWLEATGTTGTIRLYGTPAEEGGSGKVYMARDGLFSDVDVVISWHAGDSNYAGPNTNLAVKSAKFRYSGVSSHAAAAPERGRSALDGVEALDYMVNLMREHVPQQTRIHYVITSGGSAPNVVPDFAEVYYYVRHPDPEVVKDVFDRIVQASEGAALGTGTTVEHEVIAGAFNRLPNVALQEVMHRNLEAVGGIHYDEKERAFAEAIRESFNNPPPMDQAWAIQPFEFEQTYASADTGDITWLVPSANLSTATWVPGTSAHSWQAIAAGGTSIGAKGMMVAAKVLALTALDLYQSPQAVTAARAEFEERRGPNFTYEPLLGDRDPPLDYRRSVSSR
- a CDS encoding alpha/beta fold hydrolase — its product is MGITARVPGIRGHRVLRALTGPVVTVVALAAAVAAGCGAQPAGVGGPAPEGSPPTEAPSLSAGDHAFTLVHDGRARRYVVHVPTAVADSPALVMALHGGGGTADQFKSENGMDEVADRNGFVAVYPDGTGAFDGRLYTWNSGHNCCGYALDQKVDDVGFLLAVLNDLARRQRYDDHRIYVTGHSNGAMMAYRLAAEAADRVAAVVPVGGAMALSAPAPTRPVPLLHIHSVDDPRALYEGGEGPPFPLTNRSVPHERVMDGLDFWADRNGCRPEPVPVEQRTGQLGNRGQTLTRLRWSGCTDGATVEHLRFTGVGHGWPGVEVGRMWQRLLGPSTTMVNASEEVWAFASRFRR